The Desulfuromonadales bacterium genomic sequence GGTTGATGGGGATCACCTGGTATTTCTGCGCAACCTCGGTGGGAACCAGCTTGATAACCGTGGGGTCGATCTCGAATTCGGAAAGATTGATGGACGGAACGCCGTACTGCCGGGAAAGAAACGCCGCCAGCTCATCCTCATGGAGAAAGCCGAGCTTGATCAGGCTGGCGCCGAGGCGACCTCCCTGAACCCGCTGCTCCTCCAGGGCCTTGGCCAATTGCCCCTCATTGATCAGCTTGTTGCGAACCAGCAGTTCTCCGAGCCGATTGCTTGTCATCTTATTGACAGATCTCCTGAATA encodes the following:
- a CDS encoding type II secretion system protein GspE; amino-acid sequence: MTSNRLGELLVRNKLINEGQLAKALEEQRVQGGRLGASLIKLGFLHEDELAAFLSRQYGVPSINLSEFEIDPTVIKLVPTEVAQKYQVIPINRAGSTLIVAMSDPSNIFAIDDIKFMTGYNVEVVVAPEASIKQSIDKYYDQSASFDEVMGGLDDIDLELVDEGEDVDVRDLE